Proteins from a single region of Syngnathus typhle isolate RoL2023-S1 ecotype Sweden linkage group LG10, RoL_Styp_1.0, whole genome shotgun sequence:
- the s100a10b gene encoding protein S100-A10b — protein MSDLEKCMENLIVIFHRYAKDDGDGRTLSKKELKKLLETELPTFLKTQKNPKTVDCILQDLDHNKDDKLDFEEFLPLVAGLSLACEKCYVLHQKKGKQ, from the exons ATGTCTGATTTGGAGAAATGCATGGAGAACCTCATCGTCATCTTCCACCGCTACGCCAAAGACGACGGTGATGGCAGGACTCTGAGCAAAAAAGAACTGAAGAAACTACTGGAGACGGAGTTGCCAACCTTCCTCAAG ACTCAAAAGAACCCCAAAACAGTGGATTGCATCTTGCAGGACCTGGACCACAACAAAGATGACAAGTTAGACTTTGAAGAGTTTCTCCCCTTGGTCGCAGGCCTCTCCTTGGCCTGTGAGAAGTGCTACGTGCTGCACCAGAAGAAGGGCAAACAGTAA